ACCTGCTGAAGATGAGACAGGTCTTGACAAGCTTAGTCGCTTCTTAAATGATCTGAGTCTTGTTGCCGATACAGATAGTTATGAGGAAACGGCTCAGGTGACTCTGATGACCTTACATGCGGCAAAGGGACTAGAATTCCCAGTCGTCTTCTTAGTTGGTATGGAAGAAGGCGTCTTTCCGCTTAGCCGTCAGGCAGAAGATGCGGATGAGCTAGAAGAAGAACGTCGCCTAGCCTATGTTGGGATTACCAGAGCAGAAGCTGTTCTCTACTTAACAAACGCTAGCACGCGGATGCTTTTCGGTCGCACAAGCTATAATCAACCATCACGATTTTTACGCGAGATAGACGATAGCTTGTTAACCTATACAGGTCAAGCCAGAAAAGCCAATACGAGCTTTAACGCGACCTATAAGTCTAGTGTCAGTCAATCTCAGTTTGGGTCAGGTGTCAGTCTCTCAGATGCTATCAAAGGCAGGAAATCTGCGACCTCATCAGTCAAGCAAGCTATAGGTCAAGCGCCTAAGGCAGTAGCTGACTGGGGGATTGGTGACATCGCCCAACATAAAAAATGGGGTGATGGTACGGTCCTTGATGTATCAGGAACAGGGTCAAATATGGAGCTGAAGATTGCCTTTCCAGAAGTTGGCTTAAAACGGTTGTTGGCACAAATGGCACCGATTACTAAGCTTGAAAAATAGGCCTTTCAAAACCATATAGGAGAACTCATGAATCAAATCCAATGCCCGCATTGTGGGGAAGTGTTTACAGTTGATGAATCAGGATTTTCTGATATTTTAGCACAAGTCAGAACCCAAGAGTTTGAACAGGAAATTCATGCGCAACTTGAAAAAGAAAAAGCCTTGATGGCAGTTCAATCAGAGGCAAAATTAACTGAGTTAGAACATCAGTTAAAAACGCTGGAAGTTTCGAAAGTTACAGAGCTAAAATTAGTCGAAGAACAAACAAAAGCAAGTAGCCAAACTGAGCTACTAAGCTTAAAAACTGAACTTGAAAAGGCCCAGCAAGCACGTGATAATCTGGAGCAGGCGAAGACTGTCGAGCTAAAACTCGTTGAGGAGCAAACCAAAGCAGCCTTACAGCATGAACTTTCTGACTTAAAGGCCCAACTTGCCCAACTTACGGCTCAAAATGAATTAGCTTTACAGCAGACAATGTCTGATAGTGAAAAAGCCTTAACTGAGGTTGCTAAAGAACGAGATGCAGTCCAAAATCAATTACTACTTGCAGAAAAAGAACAAGTGCTCAAACAAAATTCAGTTAAAAATGAATATGAGATACTACTAAAAGCTAAAAACGATGAAGTTGCTTTTTATAAAAATTTCAAGGCCCAACAGTCAACTAAGGCAATTGGTGAAAGCTTGGAGAACTTTGCTGAAAATGAGTTCAACAAAGTGCGTGCAACCATGTTTCCAAAAGCTTATTTTGAAAAAGATAATGATGCCAGGTCAGGTAGTAAAGGTGATTTTATCTTTCGAGAATTGGATGAATTTGGTAATGAAATCATCTCGATCATGTTTGAGATGAAAAACGAAGGTGATGAGACAGCAACCAAACATAAAAATCGTGATTTTTATAAAGAATTAGATAAAGATAGGCATGAAAAGTCATGTGAATATGCTGTT
The DNA window shown above is from Lactococcus paracarnosus and carries:
- a CDS encoding DUF2130 domain-containing protein; its protein translation is MNQIQCPHCGEVFTVDESGFSDILAQVRTQEFEQEIHAQLEKEKALMAVQSEAKLTELEHQLKTLEVSKVTELKLVEEQTKASSQTELLSLKTELEKAQQARDNLEQAKTVELKLVEEQTKAALQHELSDLKAQLAQLTAQNELALQQTMSDSEKALTEVAKERDAVQNQLLLAEKEQVLKQNSVKNEYEILLKAKNDEVAFYKNFKAQQSTKAIGESLENFAENEFNKVRATMFPKAYFEKDNDARSGSKGDFIFRELDEFGNEIISIMFEMKNEGDETATKHKNRDFYKELDKDRHEKSCEYAVLVTMLEADNDYFNTGIVDVSHDYAKMYVVRPNFFIQLIGLLRNAAMNSLAYKQEIALIREQNIDITTFEDDLDLFKTGFAKNYTSASKNFAKAIDEIDKSIKRMEEVKKALLTSENQLRLANNKLEDVSVKKLTKKNPTMAEKFANLNSEKRKTNDI